A genome region from Anopheles stephensi strain Indian chromosome 2, UCI_ANSTEP_V1.0, whole genome shotgun sequence includes the following:
- the LOC118505132 gene encoding uncharacterized protein LOC118505132, which translates to MSKQDTATFFSQGTSAQFDFVLALYPEVLKLKAENKCKKPDELIRLDDWYQNKLPQLIKKRGKDQFIVHEELVKTMKWKQTRGKFYPQLSYLIKVNTPRAVQAETRKAFRKLPNLEQAITALSNLKGVGTTMASALLAAAAPETAPFMADECLMAIPEIEGIDYTTREYMNFVQHIQTTTDRLNRECHPADCVPEQPTGSVKGTGNGTAAKDGNTDDSSSGTSDEDDSLSATPAKKNKPNTSKPGLKAHEKKWSPHKVELALWTHYVASELQPDLLEHIPANGKSFTDTVDPNSRASPSNPAKSDVSMTTNGNSTSLPMTQSNHEEPSDDSNCDTEHEKSALGSDESSKDNKFVLDSLDDCTKSEDSMERHNATGRKSLSGKTRRKTTVNSGRCAMASDDSLSSPKPSIEGKENSSGEEDNDEDEEHTVQPPSKKTKVD; encoded by the coding sequence ATGTCTAAGCAGGATACGGCAACGTTCTTCTCGCAGGGCACATCAGCACAGTTCGACTTCGTGCTGGCATTGTATCCAGAGGTGTTAAAGCTGAAAGCGGAAAACaagtgcaaaaaaccggacGAGTTAATCCGACTGGACGACTGGTACCAGAACAAACTGCCCCAGCTGATCAAAAAGCGTGGCAAGGATCAGTTCATCGTGCACGAGGAGCTGGTGAAAACCATGAAATGGAAACAAACTCGCGGCAAGTTCTACCCACAACTCTCCTATCTGATCAAAGTAAACACACCCCGAgcggtgcaggcggaaacgaGAAAAGCTTTCCGTAAACTCCCGAACCTAGAGCAGGCTATTACGGCGCTCTCGAATCTGAAGGGCGTCGGCACAACGATGGCGTCGGCATTGCTTGCCGCTGCCGCACCCGAAACCGCCCCATTCATGGCGGACGAATGTTTGATGGCGATACCCGAGATCGAAGGCATCGACTACACCACCCGCGAGTACATGAACTTCGTGCAACACATCCAGACCACGACCGATCGATTAAATCGCGAATGCCATCCAGCAGACTGCGTGCCCGAACAGCCGACCGGTAGCGTCAAAGGGACCGGCAATGGAACGGCGGCTAAAGATGGCAACACAGACGACAGCAGTTCCGGCACATCCGACGAGGACGACTCGTTAAGTGCAACACCtgcaaaaaagaacaaacccAACACGTCAAAGCCGGGACTGAAGGCACACGAGAAAAAATGGTCGCCACACAAGGTGGAGCTCGCGCTGTGGACACATTACGTTGCCAGTGAGTTACAGCCGGACTTGCTGGAGCACATACCGGCAAACGGGAAGTCTTTCACCGATACGGTAGATCCCAACAGTCGTGCGTCACCCAGTAATCCTGCCAAATCGGATGTATCCATGACAACAAACGGAAATTCCACCAGCTTACCGATGACGCAAAGCAACCATGAGGAACCTTCCGATGACAGTAACTGTGACACGGAGCACGAGAAAAGTGCACTCGGATCGGACGAGTCCTCCAAGGATAACAAGTTCGTGCTGGACAGTTTGGACGATTGTACAAAGTCAGAGGACAGCATGGAGCGGCATAACGCCACTGGCCGAAAATCACTTTCCGGCAAAACGCGAAGGAAGACCACGGTAAACAGTGGACGTTGCGCGATGGCCAGCGATGACTCGCTCAGCAGTCCTAAACCTTCGATCGAGGGTAAAGAGAACAGTTCTGGGGAGGAAGAtaatgatgaagatgaagaacacACGGTTCAACCTCCTAGCAAGAAGACGAAAGTTGACTAA